The following proteins are encoded in a genomic region of Stutzerimonas stutzeri:
- a CDS encoding DUF2897 family protein codes for MPWYIWLLIILVLGMIVGGLLALRADARKIPLTDEQKKRIAERNAEADAQDARDR; via the coding sequence ATGCCCTGGTACATCTGGTTACTGATCATCCTGGTTCTCGGCATGATCGTCGGGGGGTTATTGGCCTTGCGCGCCGACGCCCGAAAAATCCCGCTGACCGACGAGCAGAAGAAACGGATCGCCGAACGTAACGCCGAAGCGGACGCCCAAGACGCGCGCGATCGATAG
- the fliF gene encoding flagellar basal-body MS-ring/collar protein FliF has product MAEALSKVPVPVDSDAPKKPFLGLSFLENLSEMSMLRQIGLLVGLAASVAIGFAVVLWSQQPDYRPLLGSLAGMDANQVMETLAAADISYTVEPNSGALLVKADDLARARLKLASAGIAPTDSNIGFEILDKDQGLGTSQFMEATRYRRGLEGELARTISSLNNVKGARVHLAIPKSSVFVRDERKPTASVLVELYPGRSLEPSQVMAIINLVATSVPELTKSQITVVDQKGNLLSDQQELTELSMAGKQFDYSRRMESLYTQRVHNILQPVLGSGRYKAEVSADVDFSAVESTSETFNPDQPALRSEQSVSEQRQSSLGPQGVPGALSNQPPGPASAPENAKAGQAAAAGAVAPGQPLLDANGQQIMDPATGQPMLAPFPADKREQATRNYELDRSISHTKQQQGRLRRLSVAVVLDDQVTVSAEGQATRVPRSAEELARLTRLVQDAVGFDASRGDSVSVINAPFATDSLDDAFVDIPFYSQPWFWDIVKQVLGVLFILVLVFGVLRPVLNNLTNAGKGKELQPAGDAELGDIEGIEGGLSNDRVSLSGPQSIMLPSPTEGYDAQLNAIKNLVAEDPGRVAQVVKDWINADE; this is encoded by the coding sequence ATGGCTGAAGCGCTTAGCAAAGTACCCGTACCGGTCGATTCGGACGCCCCGAAGAAGCCGTTCCTGGGCCTGTCGTTTCTGGAAAACCTTTCCGAGATGTCGATGCTGCGGCAGATCGGCCTGCTGGTCGGTCTGGCGGCGAGCGTGGCCATTGGCTTTGCCGTGGTGCTCTGGTCGCAGCAACCGGACTATCGCCCGTTGCTTGGCAGCCTCGCCGGGATGGATGCCAACCAGGTGATGGAGACCCTCGCTGCCGCGGACATTTCCTACACCGTCGAGCCTAATTCTGGCGCCTTGCTGGTCAAGGCCGATGATCTCGCCCGTGCCCGTCTGAAACTGGCCAGCGCCGGCATCGCGCCGACCGACAGCAACATCGGTTTCGAGATCCTGGACAAGGATCAGGGCCTCGGCACCAGTCAATTCATGGAGGCGACCCGCTATCGTCGCGGCCTCGAAGGCGAACTGGCCCGTACCATTTCCAGCCTGAACAACGTCAAGGGCGCTCGCGTGCACCTGGCAATCCCGAAGAGCTCGGTGTTCGTGCGCGACGAGCGCAAGCCTACCGCCTCGGTACTGGTCGAACTCTACCCCGGCCGCAGCCTCGAGCCGAGCCAGGTGATGGCGATCATCAACCTGGTTGCCACCAGCGTGCCCGAGCTGACCAAGTCGCAGATCACTGTGGTCGATCAGAAGGGCAATCTGCTGTCCGATCAGCAGGAGCTGACCGAGCTGAGCATGGCCGGCAAGCAGTTCGACTACAGCCGCCGCATGGAGAGCCTCTACACCCAGCGCGTGCACAACATTCTGCAGCCGGTGCTGGGCAGCGGTCGCTACAAGGCGGAAGTCTCGGCCGACGTCGATTTCAGCGCCGTGGAGTCCACCTCGGAGACCTTCAACCCTGATCAGCCGGCGCTGCGCAGCGAGCAGAGCGTCAGCGAACAGCGCCAGAGCAGCCTCGGGCCGCAGGGCGTTCCGGGTGCACTGAGCAACCAACCGCCGGGCCCGGCAAGCGCGCCGGAAAACGCCAAGGCCGGGCAAGCCGCTGCCGCGGGTGCCGTGGCCCCGGGCCAGCCGCTGCTGGACGCCAATGGCCAGCAGATCATGGATCCGGCAACTGGCCAACCGATGCTGGCGCCTTTCCCGGCGGACAAGCGTGAGCAGGCTACGCGCAACTACGAGCTGGATCGTTCGATCAGCCACACCAAACAACAGCAGGGTCGCCTGCGCCGCCTGTCGGTGGCCGTGGTACTCGACGATCAAGTGACGGTATCGGCAGAAGGGCAGGCCACGCGAGTACCGCGTAGCGCCGAAGAATTGGCGCGTCTGACTCGCCTGGTGCAGGACGCCGTTGGCTTCGACGCCAGCCGTGGTGACAGCGTCAGCGTAATCAACGCGCCGTTCGCCACCGATTCGCTGGACGATGCGTTCGTCGATATCCCGTTCTACTCGCAACCCTGGTTCTGGGATATCGTCAAACAGGTACTCGGGGTGCTGTTCATCCTGGTGCTGGTGTTCGGTGTGCTGCGGCCTGTGCTGAACAACCTGACCAACGCGGGCAAGGGTAAGGAATTGCAGCCGGCCGGCGACGCCGAGCTGGGCGATATCGAGGGTATAGAGGGTGGCCTGTCCAACGACCGGGTCAGCCTGAGTGGGCCGCAGAGCATCATGCTGCCGAGCCCGACCGAGGGGTACGATGCGCAATTGAATGCCATCAAGAATCTGGTAGCAGAGGATCCGGGCCGGGTGGCTCAGGTCGTCAAAGATTGGATCAACGCAGATGAGTGA
- a CDS encoding SDR family oxidoreductase → MSMGFSGQVALVTGAAAGIGRATALAFARQGLKVVVADLDETGGAACAQAIHDAGGEALFVRCDVTRDADVQAMVEQAVARFGRIDYAFNNAGIEIEQGRLAEGSEAEFDAIMGVNVKGVWLCMKHQLPVMLAQGGGAIVNTASVAGLGAAPKMSIYSASKHAVIGLTKSAAIEYAKKKIRVNAVCPAVIDTDMFRRAYEADPRKADFAAAMHPVGRIGTVEEIAAAVLYLCSDGAAFTTGHALAVDGGATAI, encoded by the coding sequence ATGAGCATGGGTTTCTCCGGTCAGGTGGCGTTGGTAACAGGGGCGGCGGCCGGCATTGGCCGCGCGACGGCACTGGCGTTTGCAAGACAAGGCCTTAAGGTGGTGGTGGCCGACCTTGACGAAACGGGCGGCGCTGCCTGTGCGCAGGCGATTCATGACGCCGGCGGCGAGGCCCTGTTCGTACGGTGCGACGTCACTCGCGACGCCGATGTCCAGGCGATGGTCGAACAGGCGGTGGCGCGCTTCGGCCGCATCGATTACGCCTTTAACAACGCCGGGATCGAGATCGAGCAAGGGCGCCTGGCCGAAGGCAGCGAGGCCGAGTTCGACGCCATCATGGGCGTCAATGTGAAAGGCGTCTGGCTGTGCATGAAGCATCAGTTGCCGGTGATGCTGGCTCAGGGTGGCGGTGCGATCGTCAATACGGCCTCGGTTGCCGGCCTGGGTGCGGCGCCGAAGATGAGCATCTATTCGGCTTCCAAGCACGCCGTGATCGGGCTAACCAAGTCGGCAGCGATCGAATATGCCAAGAAGAAGATCCGGGTCAATGCGGTCTGTCCGGCGGTGATCGACACCGACATGTTCCGCCGTGCCTACGAGGCCGATCCACGCAAGGCCGACTTTGCTGCCGCCATGCACCCGGTCGGACGCATCGGTACGGTGGAGGAGATCGCCGCCGCGGTGCTCTATCTCTGTAGCGATGGCGCCGCGTTCACCACCGGCCATGCGCTTGCGGTCGACGGGGGCGCGACGGCTATCTAG
- a CDS encoding NADP-dependent oxidoreductase, with protein MNTTNRQFLLAKRPVGAPTRDTFEFVEKPLGEPGPNQILVKNEYLSLDPAMRGWMNDAKSYIPPVGIGEVMRALGVGKVIASQHPGFAEGDYVNGALGVQDYFLGEPKGFYKVDPNQAPLPRYLSALGMTGMTAYFGLLSVGEPKAGDTVVISGAAGAVGSVAGQIAKIKGCRVVGIAGGADKCRFLVDELGFDAAIDYKSEDVAAGLKRECPKGVDVFFDNVGGDILDAVLTRIGVGARIVICGAISQYNNKEAVKGPANYLSLLVNRARMQGMVVMDYVSQYPQAMKDMAGWMQSGELKSKEDIVEGLETFPETLMKLFTGGNFGKLVLKVS; from the coding sequence ATGAACACGACCAACCGCCAGTTTCTCTTGGCCAAGCGCCCTGTCGGCGCTCCGACCCGCGACACCTTCGAGTTCGTCGAAAAACCGCTGGGCGAACCCGGCCCGAACCAGATTCTCGTCAAGAATGAATACCTGTCGCTCGACCCCGCCATGCGCGGCTGGATGAACGACGCCAAGTCCTACATTCCGCCGGTGGGTATCGGTGAAGTGATGCGCGCCCTGGGCGTGGGCAAGGTAATCGCATCCCAGCATCCAGGTTTCGCCGAAGGCGATTACGTCAACGGTGCGCTCGGCGTACAGGACTATTTTCTTGGCGAGCCGAAAGGCTTCTACAAGGTCGACCCGAACCAGGCGCCGCTGCCACGCTACCTCTCCGCGCTGGGCATGACCGGGATGACCGCCTATTTCGGACTGCTGTCCGTGGGTGAACCCAAGGCGGGCGATACCGTGGTTATATCCGGTGCGGCCGGTGCGGTGGGTAGCGTCGCTGGGCAGATCGCGAAGATCAAAGGCTGTCGCGTAGTAGGCATTGCCGGCGGCGCCGACAAGTGCCGTTTCCTCGTCGACGAACTGGGCTTCGATGCGGCCATCGATTACAAGAGCGAAGATGTTGCAGCGGGCCTCAAACGTGAATGTCCCAAGGGCGTCGACGTCTTCTTCGACAACGTCGGCGGCGACATCCTGGATGCCGTGCTGACCCGCATCGGCGTGGGCGCACGTATCGTCATCTGCGGCGCCATCAGCCAGTACAACAACAAAGAAGCGGTCAAGGGGCCGGCCAACTATCTGTCATTGCTGGTCAACCGTGCGCGCATGCAGGGCATGGTGGTGATGGACTACGTCTCGCAGTACCCGCAAGCAATGAAGGACATGGCCGGCTGGATGCAGAGCGGAGAACTGAAGAGCAAGGAAGACATCGTCGAAGGCCTGGAGACCTTCCCCGAGACGCTGATGAAGCTGTTCACCGGCGGCAATTTCGGCAAGCTGGTGCTGAAGGTCAGCTGA
- a CDS encoding benzoate/H(+) symporter BenE family transporter, translated as MPTTTLTPVRLLQDSSASSVVAGFIAMLTGYTSSLVLMFQAGQAAGLSGGQISSWIWSLSIGMAICSIGLSLRYRTPVVIAWSTPGAALLISSLPGVPYGEAIGAFVFASALIALCGITGSFERLMRKVPASLAAALLAGVLFNIGSEIFRAVEVQPVLVLAMFFSYLLAKRVQPRYAVLSALVVGCLLAGGLGLLDFRQLSLEVAVPVWTTPSLSFAALFSIGIPLFVIAMASQNMPGLAVLRAEGYDVPASPLITSTGLASVLLAPFGSHGIHLAAITMAICSGPEAHPDRSRRYTAAVWCGVFYGIAGIFGATLAALFAAFPSALVLSIAALALLGSIGSGLTQAMLAPREREAALVTFMVTASGLSLFGIGSALWGLVAGGLTLLILNKRA; from the coding sequence ATGCCCACCACCACTCTCACACCTGTACGGCTTCTCCAGGACAGCTCGGCCTCGAGCGTCGTGGCGGGATTCATCGCCATGCTCACCGGCTACACCAGCTCGCTGGTGCTCATGTTCCAGGCTGGCCAGGCCGCGGGGCTCAGCGGCGGGCAGATTTCATCGTGGATCTGGTCGCTGTCGATCGGTATGGCGATCTGCAGCATCGGCCTGTCGTTGCGCTATCGAACACCCGTCGTCATCGCCTGGTCGACACCTGGCGCCGCCCTGCTGATCAGCAGCCTTCCTGGCGTACCCTACGGGGAAGCGATTGGCGCCTTCGTGTTCGCCTCGGCGCTGATCGCGCTATGCGGAATCACCGGCAGCTTCGAGCGGCTGATGCGCAAGGTACCCGCCTCACTTGCCGCAGCGCTGTTAGCCGGTGTGCTGTTCAACATCGGCAGCGAAATATTCCGCGCGGTGGAGGTACAGCCCGTGCTGGTGCTGGCGATGTTTTTCAGCTACCTGCTGGCCAAGCGCGTGCAACCGCGTTATGCCGTACTGTCGGCGCTGGTCGTCGGTTGCCTGTTGGCAGGAGGGCTGGGCTTGCTCGATTTCCGACAGCTGAGCCTGGAAGTCGCGGTGCCGGTCTGGACCACCCCGAGCCTGTCGTTCGCGGCGCTATTCAGCATCGGCATTCCGCTGTTCGTCATCGCAATGGCCTCGCAGAACATGCCCGGTCTGGCCGTGCTGCGCGCAGAAGGCTACGACGTGCCCGCCTCACCGCTGATCACCAGCACCGGACTCGCATCGGTCCTGCTAGCCCCCTTTGGCTCTCACGGCATCCATCTGGCGGCCATCACCATGGCCATCTGCAGCGGGCCAGAAGCCCATCCGGACCGCTCACGGCGTTATACGGCGGCGGTCTGGTGTGGCGTCTTCTACGGCATTGCCGGCATCTTCGGCGCGACCCTGGCCGCGCTGTTTGCCGCGTTCCCGTCGGCGCTGGTGCTGTCCATCGCCGCGCTGGCGCTGCTGGGTTCCATCGGCAGTGGCCTGACCCAGGCCATGCTGGCGCCCCGCGAGCGCGAGGCGGCACTGGTGACCTTCATGGTCACCGCATCAGGTCTGAGCCTGTTCGGCATCGGCTCCGCGCTATGGGGCCTGGTCGCGGGCGGGCTTACATTGTTGATTCTCAACAAGCGGGCCTGA
- the pyrF gene encoding orotidine-5'-phosphate decarboxylase yields the protein MSCQTPIIVALDFPSRDAALALAAQLDPALCRVKVGKELFTRCGPQIVEALQLKGFEVFLDLKFHDIPNTTAMAVSAAAELGVWMVNVHCSGGRRMMTACRDILDKANGSKPLLIGVTVLTSMEQADLADIGLDVAPQDQVLRLAGLAAEAGLDGLVCSAQEAQALKARFAQLSLVTPGIRPAGSQADDQRRILTPAEAMAAGSDYLVIGRPIAQAADPAQALAAVVGELA from the coding sequence ATGTCCTGCCAGACCCCCATCATCGTTGCGCTCGATTTTCCTTCCCGTGATGCCGCGTTGGCCTTGGCCGCTCAGCTCGATCCGGCGCTATGCCGCGTCAAGGTCGGCAAGGAACTGTTCACCCGCTGCGGTCCACAGATCGTTGAAGCGCTGCAGCTTAAAGGTTTTGAGGTGTTTCTCGACTTGAAATTCCATGACATCCCCAATACCACGGCAATGGCGGTCAGCGCTGCAGCCGAGTTGGGCGTCTGGATGGTCAATGTTCACTGCTCCGGTGGCCGGCGGATGATGACGGCCTGTCGCGACATCCTGGACAAGGCGAATGGCTCTAAGCCGTTGCTCATCGGCGTGACGGTGCTGACCAGCATGGAGCAGGCGGATCTGGCCGACATCGGTCTCGATGTGGCACCTCAGGACCAAGTGCTGCGTCTGGCCGGACTGGCCGCGGAGGCGGGGCTGGACGGCCTGGTGTGCTCGGCACAGGAAGCGCAGGCCCTGAAAGCACGTTTCGCGCAGCTGAGCCTGGTGACACCGGGGATTCGACCGGCGGGCAGCCAGGCGGACGATCAGCGGCGGATTCTCACGCCTGCCGAAGCGATGGCGGCGGGTTCGGATTATCTGGTGATCGGCCGTCCCATCGCACAGGCTGCCGACCCCGCCCAGGCGTTGGCTGCGGTGGTCGGCGAGCTGGCTTGA
- the fliE gene encoding flagellar hook-basal body complex protein FliE, whose translation MSQGIEFNRLMLEMRAMQTDAMARSKPVTAAPEVGAPSFSDMLGQAVNKVNETQQASNQIATAFEMGQGGVDLTEVMIASQKASVSFQAMTQVRNKLVQAYQDIMQMPV comes from the coding sequence ATGAGTCAGGGTATCGAATTCAATCGCTTGATGCTGGAAATGCGGGCCATGCAGACCGATGCAATGGCGCGCTCCAAGCCGGTGACCGCAGCCCCCGAGGTTGGCGCACCGAGCTTTTCCGACATGCTTGGCCAGGCGGTCAACAAGGTGAACGAAACCCAGCAGGCCTCCAACCAAATCGCTACCGCTTTCGAGATGGGCCAGGGTGGCGTCGATCTGACCGAAGTCATGATCGCTTCGCAGAAAGCCAGTGTTTCTTTCCAGGCCATGACCCAGGTGCGTAACAAGCTGGTCCAGGCGTATCAAGACATCATGCAGATGCCGGTTTAA